A segment of the Bacillus licheniformis DSM 13 = ATCC 14580 genome:
TTTATGAGGATCTTGAGAGCCCATATCGATTCAAAATTTCCTTTTGCTTAGTGAACATCTCTTTTTCTTCTTCCTCTGTCATATGGTCATAGCCGAGGAGGTGCAAAAAGCCGTGAACCGTCAGAAAACCCAGCTCCCTCATCAGTGAATGTCCGTATTCTTCGGCCTGTTCCCGGGCTTTATCGACGCTGATGATGATATCTCCGAGAACGGGCGGCATATCAGCGCCGATAATTTCAACCTCTCCTTCGCCGTCTTCTTCGAGGGCAAATGAAATGACGTCAGTCGGGTAATCTTTGCCTCTGTACTCTTTGTTGATTTTTTGTATCTCTTCATTGTTGACGATCGTAACCGAGACTTCGGCGCCGTCTGCGACGCCTTCCTCCGCCGCTGCGAATTGAAGAAGCTTTTCAATTTCAGCAAGCCGGTCTTCAGGGACGCGTCCGGTCTCGTCTGTGATATCTAGAATTAAACTCATGTATGTTTCACCTTCTGTTTAGGATTAGCTTCCGGATATTCTATCCGGGAATGAAAAATGCCTTTCAGCGTTTCGCAGAGCGTCTTCGCGATAGTATTGAGCTCTTTTAAAGTCAAATCACATTCGTCAAACTGCCCGTCCTGCAGCTTATCCGCTATGATCCCGCGCACCAGCTTTTCAATCCTTTCGGGATTAGGGTTATGCATTGAGCGGACGGCCGCTTCGACGCTGTCGGCCACCGAGATGATCGCCGCCTCTTTTGTCTGGGGCTTCGGACCGGGATAGCGGAACTCTTCTTCAGTCGTCTGATCGCCTTTTTCTTTCGCCTTATAGTAAAAAAACTTGAGCAGCGATGTGCCGTGATGCTGTTCGGCTATGTCGACAAGCTCCTTCGGCATTTTATGATCCCTCAGCATATCGGCGCCGTCCGTCACATGGGCAATGATAATGTTTTTGCTCAGCTGCGGAGAAAGCTTGTCATGCGGGTTATCAATATTCATTTGGTTTTCTATAAAATATTGGGGCC
Coding sequences within it:
- the ybeY gene encoding rRNA maturation RNase YbeY; the encoded protein is MSLILDITDETGRVPEDRLAEIEKLLQFAAAEEGVADGAEVSVTIVNNEEIQKINKEYRGKDYPTDVISFALEEDGEGEVEIIGADMPPVLGDIIISVDKAREQAEEYGHSLMRELGFLTVHGFLHLLGYDHMTEEEEKEMFTKQKEILNRYGLSRSS